From a single Paenibacillus sp. FSL W8-0426 genomic region:
- a CDS encoding helicase-associated domain-containing protein, with product MHFEDTCGANMVSALPAMEQTVLGAFFCKHAGQPFASVMAAADWAEEGLSRAEAKAAFASLWEKGWIQAVRKAWGECLYYIPAAHLPILAAAFERRIGRALEGVPPFSSSSVSPLQGGGLSPSPHRVGMAVWREGKTNIALDLLHVLAWFGSKGLPLTRKGTLHKKAINQLDRMTSMRPEDVNGLVFQYKHQEVYPRHVAIMLDLLLSLGLIQKNEDVYAISQDRLSSWLDLPWSAMHRKIYGLCADRYAATNPVMQHVQYRLLLLAPGKDQWFGLRQVLPFIREWRDAAAPHEHEHAKTVSISVDPGWKPEWDHVFPRILGWLEALAGWGFGEIGQDAAEGIVFRWLVDPHSLLYGTEREDGTQDARLPRIIIQPDFELLVPSEAAPSVHWVAECCAELVHRDRLSVYRLSRESFAKAAHFGTSAEEVIRCLALNAMEELHPHIQLALEEWGGGHPSERRGGALLMKHEVPKADMGAVYGEDPVEGGLEKEKPDRIAFRDHLGDGLVESSRGWLRLESVPFRNQKEDILPDLDRVPDVWHNDWRRYHLSTARQIAAQAIEWQTKLVMKMKDELVFVIPEKIHGHESWTLTGWNVSAPDGKAIRENFSPCDWEEMRILVPEM from the coding sequence ATGCATTTCGAAGATACATGCGGGGCGAACATGGTTTCAGCATTGCCGGCAATGGAGCAGACGGTATTGGGAGCCTTTTTTTGCAAGCATGCAGGCCAACCCTTTGCGTCGGTAATGGCTGCGGCCGATTGGGCCGAAGAAGGACTTAGCCGGGCGGAGGCGAAAGCGGCGTTTGCCTCATTATGGGAGAAGGGATGGATACAGGCCGTCCGCAAAGCTTGGGGCGAATGTTTGTACTACATCCCGGCTGCCCACCTCCCTATACTCGCAGCAGCCTTTGAACGGAGAATCGGCCGCGCTTTGGAAGGTGTCCCGCCTTTCTCCTCCAGCTCCGTTTCGCCGCTTCAGGGCGGGGGGTTAAGCCCTTCGCCCCATCGCGTGGGCATGGCCGTATGGCGGGAAGGGAAAACCAACATAGCCCTCGATCTGCTGCACGTGCTTGCCTGGTTCGGAAGCAAAGGTCTGCCATTGACCCGAAAGGGCACACTGCACAAAAAAGCAATAAACCAGCTTGACCGTATGACCAGCATGCGGCCGGAAGATGTGAATGGCCTGGTTTTTCAGTATAAGCATCAAGAGGTTTATCCGCGCCACGTTGCGATCATGCTGGACTTGCTGCTTTCATTGGGGCTTATTCAAAAGAACGAGGACGTGTACGCCATATCTCAAGATCGGCTGAGTTCATGGCTGGATTTGCCCTGGAGCGCGATGCACAGGAAGATCTATGGGCTGTGCGCGGACAGGTATGCTGCAACGAACCCCGTCATGCAGCACGTGCAGTATCGCCTGCTGTTGCTCGCGCCGGGCAAAGACCAATGGTTTGGTTTGCGGCAGGTACTGCCGTTCATCCGTGAATGGCGCGATGCTGCTGCTCCCCATGAACATGAACATGCCAAAACCGTTTCGATTTCGGTTGATCCGGGGTGGAAACCCGAATGGGACCATGTATTCCCCCGAATTCTGGGGTGGTTGGAGGCATTGGCGGGTTGGGGTTTTGGCGAAATCGGCCAAGACGCTGCGGAAGGGATCGTGTTTCGCTGGCTTGTTGATCCTCATTCGCTGTTGTATGGAACGGAGAGGGAGGATGGGACGCAGGATGCGCGGTTGCCTCGTATCATCATTCAACCTGATTTCGAACTGCTCGTTCCTAGCGAGGCAGCCCCTTCCGTGCATTGGGTGGCAGAGTGCTGCGCCGAATTGGTTCATCGCGATCGCCTTAGCGTATATCGTTTAAGCCGAGAGAGCTTTGCCAAAGCTGCGCACTTCGGAACATCGGCGGAAGAGGTCATCCGCTGCCTCGCGCTAAATGCGATGGAGGAGCTTCATCCCCACATCCAACTTGCTCTTGAAGAATGGGGAGGGGGCCATCCGTCGGAAAGGCGAGGCGGCGCGCTGCTCATGAAGCATGAGGTGCCAAAGGCGGATATGGGCGCTGTTTACGGCGAGGATCCGGTCGAAGGCGGCCTCGAGAAGGAAAAGCCCGACCGGATTGCGTTTCGCGACCACCTTGGTGATGGGCTTGTCGAGTCCAGCCGCGGATGGCTTCGTCTTGAATCCGTCCCCTTCCGGAATCAAAAGGAGGATATACTGCCGGATTTGGACCGGGTGCCGGACGTGTGGCACAACGACTGGAGGCGGTATCATCTATCCACGGCGCGCCAAATCGCGGCCCAAGCCATTGAGTGGCAGACAAAACTGGTCATGAAGATGAAGGATGAGCTAGTTTTCGTGATTCCCGAAAAGATCCATGGCCATGAATCATGGACGTTGACCGGATGGAACGTATCTGCGCCTGACGGCAAAGCCATACGCGAAAACTTCTCGCCCTGCGATTGGGAAGAAATGCGCATCCTCGTACCTGAGATGTAA
- a CDS encoding NFACT RNA binding domain-containing protein — protein sequence MALDGIVTRAIVHELQGCKGGRISKIHQPNDHDVVLTLRAQRGNSRLLVSASPTYPRVHFTEKTFINPAEAPMFCMLLRKHCEGGIIEDIRQVGMERIIHIDVRQRDELGDVSSKRIVIELMGRHSNIVLLDPATGTILDGIHHVTPSISSYRVIMPGFSYTAPPEQHKLNPLEATREQFAFSLQSSEEEAARWFVGSFSGLSPLVAGEITYRAFGTDGETSNGTKDTEQLWNAFRSVMDDVQENRYTPMTGANAKGKFVFSAISLHGIQDSVKTYDTISQCMEDFYGDKAERDSVKQKVSDLLRFIQNERSKNVKKLDNLHKDLLEADDADKYRIWGELLFASLHQINKGDTQAELVNFYDEDQATVTIPLDPLLTPSDNAQRYFKRYNKYKNSLAVIHEQLGKTKEEIVYMDNLLQQLSSASMSDIEEIRDELVQQGYLRDRAKKGKKKKKNDRPTVHQFTSSEGIDILVGKNNLQNEYVTNRLASANDTWLHTKDIPGSHVVIRSQEFGDATLEEAAQLAAYFSQAKESSSVPVDYTYIRHVRKPNGAKPGFVIYDNQKTLFVTPNEELIKSLPSTVKNG from the coding sequence ATGGCATTGGACGGCATCGTTACACGCGCCATCGTACATGAACTCCAGGGCTGCAAAGGCGGCCGCATCAGCAAAATCCATCAGCCGAACGATCATGACGTGGTCCTGACCTTACGGGCGCAGCGAGGAAACAGCAGGCTGCTTGTCTCGGCAAGCCCGACCTACCCGCGCGTGCATTTTACCGAAAAAACGTTTATCAACCCCGCCGAAGCACCGATGTTCTGCATGTTGCTGCGGAAACATTGCGAAGGCGGCATTATCGAGGACATTCGTCAAGTCGGCATGGAACGCATCATTCACATCGACGTGCGTCAGCGCGACGAACTCGGAGATGTCTCGAGCAAACGCATCGTCATCGAACTGATGGGACGCCACAGCAATATTGTGCTGCTCGATCCGGCTACCGGAACGATTCTGGACGGCATTCATCATGTTACCCCTTCCATCAGCAGCTACCGGGTCATCATGCCCGGATTTTCCTACACTGCGCCGCCGGAGCAGCACAAACTGAACCCGCTTGAAGCCACACGGGAACAATTTGCGTTCAGCTTGCAGTCTTCCGAAGAGGAAGCCGCCCGCTGGTTCGTCGGTTCGTTCAGTGGGCTTAGTCCCCTCGTCGCCGGAGAAATCACATATCGCGCGTTCGGGACAGACGGGGAGACGTCGAATGGAACGAAAGATACGGAGCAATTATGGAATGCATTTCGTTCCGTCATGGACGATGTGCAGGAAAACCGATACACGCCGATGACGGGGGCCAATGCCAAAGGAAAATTTGTCTTCTCCGCCATCTCGCTGCATGGGATTCAAGATTCCGTCAAAACCTATGACACCATCAGCCAATGCATGGAAGATTTTTACGGCGACAAAGCCGAACGGGACAGCGTCAAGCAAAAGGTCAGCGACCTGTTGCGTTTTATTCAGAACGAGCGGAGCAAAAACGTCAAAAAACTCGACAACCTGCACAAGGATTTGCTTGAAGCCGACGACGCGGACAAATACAGGATATGGGGCGAGCTGCTGTTTGCCTCCTTGCACCAGATCAACAAAGGCGACACCCAGGCCGAGCTCGTGAACTTCTATGACGAGGACCAGGCGACCGTCACCATTCCGCTGGACCCGCTGCTGACGCCGTCGGACAATGCCCAGCGTTACTTCAAGCGTTACAACAAATACAAAAACAGCCTGGCGGTCATTCATGAACAACTCGGCAAGACGAAGGAAGAAATCGTCTATATGGACAACCTGCTGCAGCAGCTTTCCAGCGCATCCATGAGCGATATCGAGGAAATTCGCGACGAGCTGGTACAGCAGGGTTACCTGCGCGACCGGGCCAAAAAAGGCAAAAAGAAAAAGAAGAACGATCGCCCTACCGTGCATCAGTTTACTTCCTCGGAAGGCATCGACATTCTGGTCGGCAAAAACAATCTGCAGAACGAATACGTGACGAACCGCTTGGCTTCCGCCAACGACACGTGGCTGCATACCAAGGACATTCCCGGCTCTCACGTCGTCATTCGCAGCCAGGAATTCGGCGATGCCACGCTGGAAGAGGCGGCCCAGCTGGCCGCATATTTCAGTCAAGCCAAGGAATCCAGCAGCGTGCCCGTCGACTACACATACATCCGCCATGTTCGCAAGCCGAACGGGGCTAAACCGGGTTTCGTCATTTACGATAATCAGAAAACGCTGTTTGTTACACCGAACGAAGAGTTGATTAAAAGCCTGCCTTCTACCGTCAAGAACGGTTAA
- a CDS encoding selenium metabolism-associated LysR family transcriptional regulator: MNFHQLHIFYTVAERGSFSAAAQALHMTQPAVTMQIQSLEDYFGIKLLHRSTKKLELSEAGLTLLPYAKRSVELVRQTDEAMSAFTEKLQGRLQLGASLTIGEYVLPRMLGPFAKKYPDTSIVMKVMNTAQIMEDILKHQLDLGLIEAPVQHPDMVVETVMQDELKLVVPAGHALDRGEVELEEVLTYPFVLREKGSGTRQVMEDELLKRDIDARHIHVVMELGSTGAVKSAVEAGVGITMLSPSSVQHELALGLVRIVDIRGLEFKRQFYAIHLKSSLPPLPAIAFLNYLRHQEQGTDK; this comes from the coding sequence ATGAATTTTCATCAATTACATATCTTTTATACGGTGGCAGAGAGGGGTAGCTTTTCGGCTGCAGCCCAAGCGCTTCATATGACCCAGCCTGCGGTAACGATGCAGATCCAGTCGCTGGAGGACTATTTCGGTATCAAGCTGCTGCATCGTTCCACCAAAAAATTGGAGCTGTCCGAAGCGGGGCTGACTTTACTGCCCTATGCGAAACGAAGCGTTGAGCTGGTGCGGCAGACGGACGAAGCGATGTCCGCCTTTACCGAGAAACTTCAAGGCAGGCTGCAGCTGGGAGCAAGCCTCACCATCGGCGAATACGTATTGCCCCGGATGTTAGGACCCTTTGCCAAAAAATATCCCGATACTTCGATCGTGATGAAGGTCATGAATACTGCACAAATTATGGAGGATATCCTGAAACATCAACTTGATCTGGGGCTGATCGAGGCACCCGTACAGCACCCTGACATGGTCGTGGAGACGGTTATGCAGGATGAACTGAAGCTGGTAGTCCCGGCAGGACACGCCCTTGATCGTGGAGAAGTCGAGCTTGAGGAAGTGTTGACTTATCCGTTTGTTCTTCGTGAGAAAGGGTCGGGAACCCGCCAAGTCATGGAGGATGAGCTGCTAAAACGAGATATTGATGCCCGGCATATTCATGTTGTGATGGAGCTTGGCAGCACGGGAGCCGTAAAATCCGCAGTCGAGGCGGGCGTGGGCATCACGATGCTGTCCCCCTCATCGGTGCAGCATGAACTCGCTCTGGGGCTGGTGCGGATCGTGGATATTCGCGGACTGGAGTTCAAGCGCCAGTTCTACGCCATTCATTTGAAGTCATCACTCCCGCCGCTGCCGGCAATAGCTTTCCTCAATTATCTTCGCCACCAGGAGCAGGGGACGGATAAATAA
- a CDS encoding YlbG family protein: MFAERTGFIIWVSDLKAARNLDKYGTVHYISRRMHYVVMYVNADRADDTMKNVKRLSYVRKIERSYRNEIKTEYASKTADKTSYYGL; encoded by the coding sequence ATGTTTGCCGAAAGAACAGGATTCATTATTTGGGTCAGCGATTTAAAAGCTGCCCGCAATCTCGATAAATATGGCACCGTTCACTACATATCCCGCCGCATGCATTATGTGGTCATGTACGTGAATGCCGATCGGGCCGACGATACGATGAAAAACGTGAAGCGCCTTTCCTATGTGCGCAAAATCGAGCGTTCCTACCGGAACGAAATCAAGACGGAGTATGCAAGCAAAACGGCAGATAAAACGAGTTATTACGGATTGTGA
- a CDS encoding YlbF family regulator, protein MSVAEINTVDMAQVLTGAYELADMINQSAEVSDYLYWKQQVDTNPDIQAGIRKLESKKQLFEETQRFGHFHPDYHAAKDQVRDVEMELEQFEAVVRFKQAESRLDDMLHQMSETIAFAVSSSIKVPSNDPNPKGGCGSGGKCGCGG, encoded by the coding sequence ATGAGCGTAGCGGAAATAAACACGGTCGATATGGCCCAAGTGTTGACGGGCGCATATGAATTGGCCGACATGATCAATCAATCTGCCGAAGTATCGGATTATTTATATTGGAAGCAGCAAGTTGATACGAATCCCGACATCCAGGCGGGGATCCGCAAACTGGAAAGCAAAAAGCAGCTTTTCGAGGAAACGCAGCGTTTTGGGCATTTTCATCCGGATTACCATGCGGCCAAAGATCAGGTTCGCGACGTGGAGATGGAATTGGAGCAGTTCGAAGCAGTGGTTCGTTTCAAACAAGCGGAGAGCCGGCTTGATGACATGCTGCACCAAATGTCGGAGACGATTGCTTTTGCGGTATCCTCCAGCATCAAGGTTCCAAGCAATGATCCGAACCCCAAAGGCGGCTGCGGCAGCGGGGGTAAATGCGGCTGTGGCGGCTGA
- a CDS encoding PHP domain-containing protein, producing the protein MKPLNGQCDLHTHTQASDGMQPPAENVKLAKRKGLAAVAITDHDTVAGIAEAVQAGLEEGIDVVPGVEISTRAGGKDIHVLGYYMDPNDVRFLERLRGLREARDQRNHKIIAKLRELGLDITWQEVIDALGRPLQPDESIGRPHMADVLVRKGYAANMKDAFDQYLAEGKPGFVSVPRVTPQDACQWIREAGGAAVIAHPGLYGDDDLVRDILHQAKPDGIEVFHSDHGPEEERRYAQFAGEFDLIETGGSDYHGERQGVVFHGDLGSRTVSADVLAKLKAAAERNETGVS; encoded by the coding sequence ATGAAACCACTGAATGGACAATGCGACCTGCATACCCATACGCAAGCCTCGGACGGCATGCAGCCGCCTGCGGAGAACGTGAAGTTGGCCAAGCGGAAGGGACTCGCTGCGGTAGCGATTACGGATCATGATACGGTAGCGGGCATTGCCGAAGCGGTTCAAGCAGGATTGGAAGAAGGGATCGACGTCGTGCCTGGGGTGGAAATCAGTACCCGTGCCGGCGGCAAGGACATTCACGTACTCGGTTATTACATGGACCCGAACGATGTTCGGTTTTTGGAGAGACTTCGCGGCCTGCGGGAGGCAAGAGACCAGCGCAACCATAAAATCATCGCGAAATTACGGGAACTGGGGCTGGATATCACATGGCAAGAAGTCATCGATGCACTTGGACGGCCGCTTCAGCCCGACGAAAGCATCGGCAGACCGCACATGGCTGACGTGTTGGTACGCAAAGGATACGCTGCCAACATGAAAGACGCGTTCGATCAATATTTGGCTGAAGGCAAGCCGGGCTTCGTATCGGTACCCCGGGTAACGCCGCAAGATGCATGCCAGTGGATTAGGGAAGCGGGCGGTGCGGCGGTGATCGCACATCCGGGCCTGTACGGCGATGATGATCTGGTTAGGGATATATTGCACCAGGCCAAGCCTGATGGCATCGAGGTCTTTCATTCCGACCATGGGCCAGAGGAAGAACGCAGGTACGCGCAGTTCGCCGGCGAGTTTGACCTGATCGAGACGGGAGGGTCGGATTATCATGGTGAGCGGCAAGGGGTTGTTTTTCATGGCGATTTGGGAAGCCGGACGGTCTCTGCCGATGTGCTCGCCAAGCTGAAGGCTGCAGCAGAGCGAAATGAAACAGGCGTTAGCTAG
- a CDS encoding calcium-translocating P-type ATPase, SERCA-type, with translation MEQTNWHQLRVEELQQMLGVSPEVGLTDEAAAEKRKTAGSNELSEGKRISPITLLLNQFKDFMVLVLMGATLVSGLLGEYLDAITIVAIIVLNAILGFVQEFRAERSLRALKQLSAPAAKVWRSGKEVHLAAKLLVPGDIVFVESGDRVPADVRWFETNSLDVEESALTGESVPVSKHCNPIPDAAVPLGDQKNIGFMGTMVTRGTGKGIVIRTGMDTEMGKIADLIQNTEEQETPLQHRLEQLGKILIMVALALTVMVVVAGILHGQPAVGMFLAGVSLAVAAIPEGLPAIVTIALALGVQRMIKRKAIVRKLPSVETLGCASVICSDKTGTLTQNKMTVTDVWVEGRSIKVTGDGYAPEGQMLENGRTLELKSDQTLRRLLQISALCNNASISPVSDADQRNKKKGKDAKKDAKKGSSDVEHGENNIIWELKGDPTEGALVTLATKMGLSPASLKDLYARQVEFPFDSERKRMSVLVHHQGGRMVYTKGAPDLLIGQCNYILWEGQVVPFTGTLRQKVMAANENMAASALRVLGMAFREVRPDERVEDEQAAENQLVFVGLAGMIDPPRREVRDAIATCRRAGIRTVMITGDHGTTAEAIAHQLGILPRGGSSLSGQQLDGMTDEQLDKQVENAYVFSRVSPEHKLRIVKAFQRKGHVVAMTGDGVNDAPAIKAADIGISMGITGTDVTKEASALILSDDNFSTIVAAIEEGRNIYENIRKFIRYLLASNVGEILTMFFAMMMGLPLPLVPIQILWVNLVTDGLPAMALGVDQPEKDLMEHKPRGAKENIFARRLGWKIISRGVLIGICTLGAFWLTLKAAPNDPGQLIKAQSVAFATLVLAQLIHVFDCRSSRSIFHRNPLQNKYLVLAVISSVVLMLVVMYAPPLQPIFKTVPLGLREWAISIVAAGIPTFVMGAGSVWGGRRNRRRMGPPGRIVPKSTKISA, from the coding sequence ATGGAACAGACCAATTGGCATCAACTGAGGGTTGAGGAGCTCCAGCAAATGCTTGGCGTCAGTCCGGAGGTTGGTTTAACGGATGAAGCTGCGGCGGAGAAAAGGAAAACAGCAGGTTCTAACGAGCTGAGCGAAGGAAAACGCATATCCCCGATCACGCTGCTGCTGAACCAGTTCAAGGATTTCATGGTACTGGTGCTGATGGGGGCAACGCTGGTATCCGGGTTGCTGGGAGAGTATTTGGATGCGATCACGATCGTGGCCATCATTGTGCTTAACGCCATTCTGGGCTTCGTGCAGGAATTTCGGGCCGAACGTTCGCTGCGGGCCTTGAAACAGCTGTCCGCTCCTGCGGCCAAGGTATGGCGATCGGGAAAAGAGGTTCATCTGGCAGCCAAGCTGTTGGTGCCGGGCGATATCGTGTTTGTGGAAAGCGGGGACCGCGTCCCGGCCGACGTGCGTTGGTTCGAAACGAACAGCCTGGACGTCGAGGAATCCGCCCTTACGGGTGAATCGGTGCCGGTCAGCAAACACTGCAACCCGATCCCGGATGCGGCAGTGCCGCTCGGGGACCAGAAAAACATCGGCTTTATGGGTACCATGGTAACCCGGGGTACGGGAAAAGGGATTGTCATTCGTACCGGCATGGATACCGAAATGGGCAAAATTGCCGACCTGATCCAAAATACCGAAGAACAGGAAACGCCGCTGCAGCACCGTCTGGAGCAATTGGGCAAAATTTTGATCATGGTTGCCCTGGCGTTAACCGTGATGGTTGTCGTAGCAGGCATCCTGCATGGACAGCCTGCGGTGGGCATGTTCCTGGCCGGGGTCAGCCTCGCCGTGGCCGCAATTCCCGAAGGGCTGCCAGCCATCGTCACAATTGCCCTTGCGCTCGGCGTACAGCGCATGATCAAACGGAAAGCGATCGTCCGCAAGCTGCCTTCCGTTGAAACGCTGGGCTGTGCTTCGGTCATTTGCTCGGACAAGACCGGCACGCTGACCCAGAACAAAATGACGGTAACGGACGTGTGGGTGGAAGGCCGCAGCATCAAGGTAACCGGGGACGGATACGCTCCAGAGGGGCAGATGCTGGAGAATGGACGGACGTTGGAATTGAAGAGCGATCAGACGCTGCGCCGATTGCTGCAAATCAGCGCGCTGTGCAACAATGCCAGCATTTCACCGGTCAGCGATGCAGATCAGCGAAACAAAAAGAAAGGCAAAGACGCCAAGAAGGATGCCAAAAAGGGAAGCAGCGACGTCGAGCACGGCGAGAATAACATCATTTGGGAATTGAAAGGTGATCCAACCGAGGGCGCGCTAGTGACGCTGGCCACGAAAATGGGACTTTCTCCCGCCAGCCTGAAAGATCTGTACGCTCGTCAAGTGGAATTCCCGTTCGATTCCGAGCGAAAACGCATGTCCGTTCTCGTTCATCATCAGGGCGGCCGGATGGTATATACCAAAGGAGCCCCCGATTTGCTCATTGGACAGTGCAACTACATTTTATGGGAAGGTCAAGTGGTGCCTTTCACGGGCACATTGCGCCAAAAGGTAATGGCAGCCAACGAAAATATGGCCGCTTCCGCCTTGCGCGTACTGGGCATGGCCTTCAGGGAGGTCCGACCTGACGAGAGAGTCGAAGATGAGCAAGCCGCCGAGAACCAGCTTGTCTTCGTTGGCCTGGCAGGCATGATCGACCCTCCGCGCCGGGAAGTGCGGGATGCGATCGCCACGTGCCGCCGTGCCGGCATCCGTACCGTCATGATTACAGGGGATCATGGCACGACAGCCGAGGCGATTGCACATCAGCTCGGCATCCTCCCGCGCGGAGGCAGTTCCTTGAGCGGGCAGCAGCTGGACGGCATGACGGACGAACAGCTGGATAAACAAGTGGAGAACGCTTATGTCTTCTCGCGGGTATCCCCGGAACATAAGCTGCGCATCGTCAAGGCGTTCCAACGCAAGGGACACGTCGTTGCTATGACGGGGGACGGAGTCAACGATGCTCCGGCCATCAAAGCGGCGGATATCGGCATTTCGATGGGCATCACGGGTACCGACGTTACCAAAGAAGCCTCCGCGCTGATTTTGAGCGATGACAATTTCTCGACGATCGTCGCTGCCATCGAAGAAGGACGCAATATTTACGAGAACATTCGCAAGTTCATCCGATATTTACTCGCTTCAAACGTGGGAGAAATCCTGACGATGTTCTTCGCCATGATGATGGGATTGCCGCTGCCGCTCGTGCCTATTCAAATTTTGTGGGTGAATCTGGTTACGGACGGATTGCCGGCAATGGCGCTTGGAGTCGACCAACCGGAAAAGGATTTGATGGAACACAAGCCGCGCGGGGCCAAAGAAAATATTTTTGCCCGCAGGCTCGGGTGGAAAATCATCAGCCGAGGGGTATTGATCGGCATATGTACGTTGGGCGCGTTCTGGCTGACGCTGAAGGCAGCGCCGAATGATCCCGGCCAGCTGATCAAAGCCCAATCCGTGGCGTTTGCCACATTGGTTCTGGCTCAGCTCATTCACGTATTCGATTGCCGCAGCTCCCGTTCTATTTTCCACCGGAACCCGCTGCAGAACAAATACCTCGTGCTGGCGGTTATTTCATCGGTCGTTCTGATGCTGGTCGTCATGTACGCTCCACCATTGCAGCCGATCTTCAAGACGGTTCCGCTCGGCCTGCGCGAATGGGCGATCTCGATCGTAGCCGCAGGGATCCCCACGTTTGTCATGGGTGCGGGAAGCGTATGGGGCGGTCGCCGCAACCGCCGCCGTATGGGCCCTCCGGGCCGCATCGTACCGAAAAGTACAAAAATTTCGGCATAA